One Cetobacterium somerae ATCC BAA-474 genomic region harbors:
- a CDS encoding single-stranded DNA-binding protein: MNLVVLIGRLTRDPELKFGQSGKAYSRFSLAVDRPFSKGEADFINCVAFGKTAELIGEYLRKGRKVAVNGRLQMNRYEVNGEKRTSYDVLVESMEFVEGRGEASAPSDFAPTPSYSAPKVAEQSSNDDFGGSSFDEDEFPF; this comes from the coding sequence ATGAATCTAGTCGTATTAATTGGACGTTTAACTAGAGATCCTGAACTTAAATTTGGTCAAAGCGGAAAAGCATACTCAAGATTTAGTTTAGCAGTTGACAGACCTTTTTCTAAAGGAGAAGCTGACTTTATTAACTGTGTTGCTTTTGGAAAAACAGCTGAACTTATCGGTGAATACTTAAGAAAAGGTAGAAAAGTTGCTGTTAATGGTAGACTTCAAATGAATAGATATGAGGTAAACGGAGAAAAAAGAACAAGTTATGACGTACTTGTTGAAAGCATGGAATTTGTTGAAGGAAGAGGAGAAGCATCTGCACCATCTGATTTTGCTCCAACGCCATCTTATTCAGCACCTAAAGTTGCTGAGCAATCTTCTAATGATGACTTTGGTGGATCATCTTTTGATGAAGATGAGTTTCCATTCTAA